Proteins encoded by one window of Blautia luti:
- a CDS encoding sensor histidine kinase: MQTESTAEQLKKEFQMTLSKLGHEIRNPIALIVSELQLMASSHPEICTWQGWDSLTDNLDYVRELLNQISDFSHAGTISPIPTNPTDFLRQVLSSEKHTLDYLGITLESHLEEISSPVFIDRIKMRQALLNLIRNSCEAIDHPKGRITACLRKNDNGICISISDNGCGMTQDQLQHVWTPFVTYKPEGTGLGLTVVQEIVLAHHGHITLTSTPGQGSAFHIFLDDTEVLPV, translated from the coding sequence ATGCAGACTGAAAGTACAGCAGAACAATTAAAAAAAGAATTTCAGATGACCTTATCCAAACTTGGACACGAAATACGTAATCCCATCGCCCTGATTGTCAGTGAACTGCAGCTTATGGCGTCCTCTCATCCCGAGATCTGCACCTGGCAGGGCTGGGACAGCCTGACAGATAATCTGGATTACGTCAGGGAGCTTCTGAATCAGATTTCCGACTTCAGCCATGCCGGAACCATTTCCCCAATCCCCACCAATCCCACAGATTTCCTGCGGCAAGTCCTCTCCAGCGAAAAACACACACTGGATTATCTGGGGATCACACTGGAAAGTCATCTGGAAGAGATTTCCTCCCCTGTTTTTATTGACCGGATCAAAATGCGTCAGGCATTACTGAATCTTATCCGTAATTCCTGTGAGGCCATCGATCATCCCAAAGGCAGGATCACCGCCTGTCTCCGTAAAAATGACAATGGAATCTGTATCTCCATCAGTGATAATGGCTGCGGGATGACACAGGATCAGCTTCAGCATGTCTGGACGCCATTTGTTACCTATAAACCGGAAGGAACCGGTCTCGGACTTACAGTTGTTCAGGAGATTGTTCTCGCACATCATGGACACATTACGCTTACAAGCACACCTGGTCAGGGTTCTGCCTTTCATATTTTCCTGGATGATACAGAAGTACTGCCAGTATAA
- a CDS encoding HIT family protein yields the protein MDNCIFCKIANGEIPAATLYEDEDFRVILDLGPASKGHALILPKAHVANIYELSDDMAAKAMVLAKKMASAMTEALKCDGFNIVQNNGECAGQTVFHFHMHLIPRYNGDTVGITWKPGELTDEDKEEILSKVKAQLA from the coding sequence ATGGATAATTGTATTTTCTGTAAAATCGCTAATGGAGAAATACCGGCTGCAACTCTTTATGAAGATGAAGATTTCAGGGTGATCCTGGACCTGGGACCTGCAAGTAAAGGCCACGCACTGATCCTGCCTAAGGCTCATGTAGCGAATATTTATGAACTGTCAGATGACATGGCAGCCAAGGCTATGGTTTTGGCGAAGAAGATGGCATCAGCTATGACAGAAGCGCTGAAATGTGACGGTTTCAATATTGTGCAGAATAACGGGGAGTGCGCCGGCCAGACAGTATTCCATTTCCATATGCACCTGATTCCGAGATACAATGGAGATACTGTAGGCATCACATGGAAACCGGGTGAATTAACAGATGAAGATAAAGAGGAGATCCTGTCAAAGGTAAAGGCACAGCTTGCCTGA
- a CDS encoding RNA polymerase sigma factor, which yields MKNTEFGAIYARYRARSKRLARAILKNEDEAEDVCHDVFVKLYKMGEEFDTSSEKKMESWILTTTERTALDYYKKGYRKHEYADSDEIERAAEVLAQSRSTVDEVIEVIEAHDSVGAIFRELRRRNERNYEIYVRVKLCHMPPETVARQFHTTSNNVNNIVMRTKRWLMKEYDRNSDL from the coding sequence ATGAAAAACACGGAGTTTGGAGCCATCTACGCCAGATACCGTGCCCGTTCAAAGCGGCTCGCAAGAGCAATTCTGAAGAATGAAGATGAGGCAGAAGACGTCTGCCATGACGTATTCGTAAAACTGTATAAAATGGGAGAGGAATTTGATACGTCCAGTGAGAAAAAGATGGAATCATGGATACTCACCACGACTGAGCGCACAGCGTTGGATTATTACAAAAAAGGATACAGGAAACATGAATATGCAGATTCAGATGAAATTGAGAGAGCGGCAGAAGTGCTTGCACAGAGCAGAAGCACTGTAGATGAAGTAATAGAAGTAATTGAAGCACATGATTCTGTGGGAGCGATTTTCAGGGAACTCAGACGCAGGAATGAGAGAAACTACGAAATCTATGTCAGAGTCAAGTTATGCCATATGCCGCCGGAAACCGTGGCACGACAATTTCATACTACATCCAATAATGTGAACAATATTGTCATGCGCACGAAGCGGTGGCTTATGAAAGAATATGACAGAAATTCAGATCTCTGA
- a CDS encoding undecaprenyldiphospho-muramoylpentapeptide beta-N-acetylglucosaminyltransferase, producing the protein MKHIVLTGGGTAGHVTPNIALIPRLQELGYEISYIGSYDGIEKKLIEEMHIPYYGISSGKLRRYFDVKNFTDPFRVLKGFGEAKKLLKQLKPDVVFSKGGFVTVPVVIAAKKCKIPAIIHESDMTPGLANKLCIPSAAKVCCNFPETVSSLPADKAVLTGTPIRQELLSGDKEAARKFCGFTDSKPVLMVIGGSLGAASVNENIRRILPNLLKEFQVIHLCGKGKMDESLNGTEGYVQYEYIKQELADMFALADVVISRAGANAICEINALKKPNLLIPLSANASRGDQILNARSFERQGFSMVLEEEEITEEKLLDSIRQLYNNRQTYIDAMSGSSHMNSIEKITELIEECAAR; encoded by the coding sequence ATGAAACATATCGTACTCACCGGTGGCGGTACCGCCGGTCATGTTACTCCAAATATTGCCTTGATTCCCCGTCTGCAAGAACTGGGATATGAAATTTCCTATATCGGCTCTTATGACGGAATTGAAAAGAAACTTATCGAAGAAATGCACATTCCTTATTACGGCATTTCCTCCGGTAAATTAAGACGTTACTTTGATGTGAAAAATTTCACCGACCCGTTCCGTGTTCTGAAAGGTTTCGGAGAAGCTAAGAAACTGTTGAAACAGTTAAAACCGGATGTTGTCTTCTCCAAGGGTGGATTCGTTACTGTTCCCGTAGTCATCGCAGCTAAAAAATGCAAAATTCCTGCCATCATCCATGAATCTGACATGACACCAGGACTTGCAAACAAACTCTGCATTCCTTCCGCTGCAAAGGTATGCTGTAATTTCCCTGAAACTGTCAGCAGCCTTCCTGCTGATAAAGCTGTCCTTACCGGTACACCAATCCGTCAGGAACTTCTGAGCGGTGATAAAGAAGCAGCCAGAAAATTCTGTGGTTTCACAGACAGCAAGCCCGTACTTATGGTGATCGGAGGCAGTCTGGGCGCAGCTTCCGTCAATGAAAATATCCGCCGCATCCTTCCGAATCTTCTGAAAGAATTCCAGGTGATCCACCTCTGTGGAAAAGGAAAAATGGACGAAAGCCTGAATGGCACAGAAGGCTATGTTCAGTATGAATATATCAAACAGGAACTGGCAGATATGTTTGCACTGGCAGATGTGGTAATTTCCCGTGCAGGCGCCAACGCGATCTGTGAGATCAATGCCCTTAAGAAACCAAATCTTCTTATTCCCCTGTCAGCAAATGCCAGCCGTGGAGACCAGATCTTAAATGCCCGTTCTTTCGAACGTCAGGGCTTCAGCATGGTTCTGGAAGAAGAAGAGATCACAGAAGAAAAGCTTCTGGATTCCATCCGCCAGCTTTATAATAACCGCCAGACCTACATTGATGCAATGTCAGGAAGCAGTCATATGAATTCTATCGAAAAGATCACGGAACTCATCGAGGAATGTGCCGCCAGATAA
- a CDS encoding MBL fold metallo-hydrolase RNA specificity domain-containing protein — protein sequence MKITFIGATHEVTGSCYYLEAAGRKFLVDCGMEQGPDYYENVEIPVACGELDFVLLTHAHMDHSGNLPAIYAKGFQGPIYATDATCHLCDIMLRDSAHIQMFEAEWRNRKGKRQGKPEFVPAYTMEDAMGVIRNFVSCPYEKVITPAEGISVRFIDAGHLLGSASIELTIREGDKEEKIVFSGDIGNTGQPLIKDPEYLHSADYVVMESTYGDRSHGEKPDYVKLLAQIIQETFDRGGNLIVPSFAVGRTQEMLYFIRQIKADNLVHGYDGFTVYVDSPLANEATTIFSEHQYDCFDEVAMELIHKGINPISFPGLKISVTSDDSKAINYDEEPKVIISASGMCDAGRIKHHLKHNLWDERNTILFVGYQAVGTLGRALIEGATDVKLFGEPVHVAAHINRMPGISGHADVNGLLDWAKAFAEVRPKKVFVTHGDDAVTEIFAKRLNEELGYDTMAPFSGTVYDLAENVCIYEAEGIKIQKASVSPKASRAARAFEKLLSLGYRLLSVIKKNEGIPNKDLERFSRDVQSLCDKWDRKDIE from the coding sequence ATGAAGATTACTTTTATCGGTGCTACTCATGAGGTTACGGGATCCTGCTATTATCTGGAAGCTGCAGGGCGTAAGTTCCTGGTAGACTGTGGAATGGAACAGGGACCGGATTATTATGAAAACGTGGAAATCCCTGTAGCCTGCGGAGAACTTGACTTTGTGCTTCTTACCCATGCACATATGGATCATTCAGGCAATCTGCCCGCAATCTATGCGAAAGGTTTCCAGGGGCCGATCTATGCGACAGATGCTACCTGCCACTTGTGTGATATTATGCTTCGTGACAGTGCGCATATTCAGATGTTCGAGGCTGAGTGGCGTAACAGAAAGGGCAAACGTCAGGGCAAACCGGAATTTGTACCTGCTTATACCATGGAAGATGCCATGGGCGTTATCAGGAATTTCGTGAGCTGTCCATATGAAAAGGTGATCACTCCTGCAGAGGGAATTTCTGTCCGCTTTATTGATGCAGGCCATCTTCTGGGATCTGCAAGTATAGAGCTGACGATCCGCGAAGGGGATAAAGAAGAGAAGATCGTCTTCTCCGGTGATATCGGAAATACAGGACAGCCGCTGATCAAGGATCCGGAGTATCTGCACAGTGCGGATTATGTAGTTATGGAGTCCACCTACGGCGACAGAAGCCATGGAGAAAAGCCGGATTATGTGAAGCTTCTGGCACAGATCATTCAGGAAACATTTGACAGGGGAGGAAACCTGATCGTTCCTTCTTTCGCAGTAGGACGTACACAGGAAATGCTGTATTTTATCCGTCAGATCAAGGCGGATAATCTGGTACACGGGTATGATGGATTTACGGTTTATGTAGACAGTCCTCTGGCAAATGAGGCAACGACTATATTTTCGGAACATCAGTATGACTGTTTTGACGAAGTGGCTATGGAACTGATCCACAAAGGAATTAACCCCATCAGTTTCCCAGGATTGAAGATATCTGTTACCAGTGATGATTCCAAAGCCATCAACTATGATGAAGAGCCCAAAGTTATTATTTCAGCCAGCGGAATGTGTGACGCCGGACGTATCAAGCATCATCTGAAACATAACCTGTGGGACGAGAGAAATACGATCCTGTTTGTAGGATATCAGGCAGTGGGAACTCTGGGAAGGGCACTGATCGAAGGTGCCACAGATGTGAAGCTGTTTGGCGAGCCGGTTCATGTAGCTGCACATATCAACAGAATGCCTGGAATCAGCGGACACGCAGATGTAAACGGACTTCTGGATTGGGCGAAAGCATTTGCAGAGGTCAGACCGAAGAAAGTGTTTGTCACTCATGGTGATGACGCAGTTACAGAGATTTTTGCCAAGCGTCTGAATGAAGAACTGGGATATGATACCATGGCACCTTTCAGCGGTACGGTTTATGATCTGGCAGAGAATGTATGCATTTATGAAGCAGAAGGAATTAAGATCCAGAAAGCATCCGTATCTCCGAAAGCATCCAGGGCAGCCCGGGCATTCGAGAAGCTTCTTTCTCTTGGCTATCGTCTTCTGTCTGTTATCAAGAAGAACGAAGGAATCCCGAACAAAGATCTGGAGCGTTTCTCGCGGGATGTCCAGTCTCTGTGTGACAAATGGGACAGGAAAGATATAGAATAA
- a CDS encoding TIGR03905 family TSCPD domain-containing protein: MVYKTKGVCAQEIQFEMDADHKIHNVQFFGGCSGNTQGVSALVEGMDADEVISRLEGIKCGFKNTSCPDQLTIAIKQALNK; this comes from the coding sequence ATGGTATATAAGACAAAAGGAGTCTGTGCCCAGGAGATCCAGTTTGAAATGGATGCAGACCATAAAATTCACAATGTACAGTTTTTCGGCGGATGCAGCGGTAATACCCAGGGAGTGTCAGCACTTGTAGAGGGTATGGATGCAGATGAAGTGATCTCCCGCCTGGAAGGGATCAAATGTGGTTTCAAAAACACTTCATGTCCTGACCAGCTTACAATCGCTATCAAACAGGCATTAAATAAATAA